One Phycisphaerales bacterium genomic window carries:
- the dnaN gene encoding DNA polymerase III subunit beta: MRVVCDRGALLDAVNVVSSVAASRTPKPQLTCVKLTATREGDAGELTLAATDGEIGLRLRTARVDVQEPGEALVPADKLKQIVAAEDHEPTLTLENEDRTLHVKGEDASYTLLGYDPADLPRVADRSDFGAEGLKTRFDFPSDSLGDMISMTLFATARETTRYAINGVLVRRKGKTLEMVATDGRRLAMAKGTVPGASKDDPDVSCIVPTKALSLLQRLVDSEDETVTVAVGDQKALFALGGGDDDVPRAVLSSSLVDGQFPPYEEAIPSDQTVKATFDKDLLHSAVRRAALLTNEESKGVRLAFRGEHKQLELSSHAPEMGEARVNVELKGYDGADVEIGFNPGFITDALRVMHEAEVTMELKDGRHAGVIRTSGNGFLYVVMPVTI, from the coding sequence ATGCGAGTGGTGTGCGATCGTGGCGCGTTGCTGGATGCGGTGAACGTGGTGTCGTCGGTCGCGGCCTCGCGCACGCCCAAGCCGCAGCTCACCTGCGTCAAGCTGACAGCCACGCGCGAAGGCGATGCGGGCGAGCTTACCCTGGCCGCCACCGACGGCGAGATCGGCCTGCGCCTGCGCACCGCCCGAGTCGACGTGCAGGAGCCCGGCGAGGCGCTGGTGCCGGCAGACAAGCTCAAGCAGATCGTCGCCGCCGAGGACCACGAGCCCACGCTGACCCTCGAGAATGAAGACCGCACGCTGCACGTCAAGGGCGAGGACGCAAGCTACACGCTGCTGGGCTACGACCCGGCCGACCTGCCGCGCGTGGCCGACCGCAGCGACTTCGGAGCCGAGGGGCTCAAGACGCGCTTCGACTTCCCCAGTGACTCTTTGGGTGACATGATCTCGATGACGCTGTTCGCCACGGCTCGCGAGACGACGCGCTACGCCATCAACGGCGTGCTCGTGCGGCGCAAGGGCAAGACGCTGGAGATGGTCGCCACCGATGGCCGCCGCCTGGCGATGGCCAAGGGCACCGTGCCCGGCGCGAGCAAGGACGACCCGGACGTGTCGTGCATCGTGCCCACCAAGGCGCTCTCGCTGCTGCAGCGCCTGGTCGATAGCGAAGACGAGACGGTCACCGTGGCCGTGGGAGACCAGAAGGCGCTGTTCGCCCTTGGCGGCGGCGACGACGACGTGCCGCGCGCGGTGCTTTCGAGCTCGCTGGTCGACGGCCAGTTCCCGCCATACGAAGAGGCCATCCCCAGCGACCAGACCGTCAAGGCGACCTTCGACAAGGACCTGCTGCACAGCGCCGTCCGCCGCGCCGCCCTGCTGACCAACGAGGAGAGCAAGGGCGTCCGCCTGGCCTTCCGCGGCGAACACAAGCAGCTCGAGCTGTCCAGCCACGCCCCGGAGATGGGCGAGGCCCGCGTGAACGTCGAGCTCAAGGGCTACGACGGCGCCGACGTGGAGATCGGCTTCAATCCCGGCTTTATCACCGACGCCCTCCGCGTCATGCACGAAGCCGAGGTGACCATGGAGCTCAAGGACGGCCGCCACGCGGGCGTGATCCGGACGAGCGGGAACGGTTTCCTGTACGTGGTGATGCCGGTGACGATCTGA
- a CDS encoding ComEC/Rec2 family competence protein, with product MQTLPDESIAPRPARRPARTRAVVALAAGLGGIILAHAARLDHPTLLFAIAVACSGLSLAIRGAGGRGLLVLAVASIGAGRMAGEVAPPADHLVHRLSALPHDEAGRQRGLVRLTAVVTDAAIDPDLGLPSYERGVFQGDRSVMLGKAVSIDMGSGTLPTRGRVRISVSEGIDAAPELAPGTIIEVTGWIRPPSEPMNPGPPRPPRQPICTIDTDGWALVSEAEESSAFAFLRRTQHALQSGARRVLRLEQTEQADPANALLAALVLGQHDPGYEEAYDPFRRVGLAHLLAISGLHLAILAAAAAWVLRAIGPGWRVEAIGVAIAVGLLLVIVPARTPILRAGVMVLALLGARALGRRHDPLAVLAWTALGIALWDPYQVFDLGYQLSFGLVAALLALAPRTHASLFHWRPSIRGLIEKPPPNWRLGVNYGGNAVGQLFSATVLCWLVSLPWIAWRTGLVAPLTVPATIVSTPLIAMLLIAAYASLVVGTIAPPLAEPLSSLLHALAELNLAVVRGFDAVPYSSIEVPPVSAALAICATVALAAIAWAGRRVRWNHALALLVVVAWAAVEIVHPWTREPIALQLDTLAIGDGSAHLLRSKDQAWLWDCGSLGPAAGRIASRAAQYVHRDTPVGLAVLTHANLDHANGLPRAIEELGITFMYTTPQALEAANGGGAMRDVFDAIRAQGVAIHTITAGDVLPLGSARGTVLWPPAHERFDDANSSSLVVRWESETGHSILLTGDIGGAALGRLIDQTDPDLLRVDVLELPHHGADDDHARRLVAASRARVVIQSAGTKRVRRDPWRDYRTQGLWLVTGRDGAIRVKSASTPEVSTTRRGKLTRP from the coding sequence GTGCAGACTCTCCCGGACGAATCCATCGCTCCCAGGCCCGCCCGGCGACCCGCGCGCACGCGGGCCGTCGTCGCATTGGCTGCGGGGCTGGGCGGCATCATCCTGGCCCACGCCGCTCGGCTGGACCATCCCACGCTGCTCTTCGCCATCGCCGTGGCATGCTCGGGCCTGTCGCTGGCGATCCGCGGCGCGGGCGGACGCGGGCTGCTGGTGCTCGCGGTGGCGAGCATCGGCGCAGGACGCATGGCCGGCGAAGTCGCGCCGCCGGCCGACCACCTCGTGCATCGCCTGAGCGCCCTGCCCCACGACGAGGCCGGCCGGCAGCGAGGGCTCGTTCGACTGACCGCCGTGGTGACCGACGCGGCCATCGATCCGGACCTGGGCCTGCCGTCCTACGAGCGCGGCGTGTTCCAGGGCGATCGTTCCGTGATGCTGGGCAAGGCTGTCTCCATCGACATGGGAAGCGGAACGCTCCCCACGCGCGGTCGGGTTCGGATCAGCGTGAGCGAGGGCATCGATGCGGCGCCCGAACTCGCGCCCGGCACGATCATCGAGGTCACCGGCTGGATTCGCCCGCCGAGTGAACCCATGAACCCGGGCCCGCCCAGGCCACCCCGCCAGCCTATCTGCACGATCGACACCGATGGTTGGGCGCTGGTCAGCGAAGCCGAAGAATCCTCGGCGTTCGCCTTCCTGCGTCGCACGCAGCATGCATTGCAATCGGGCGCCCGCCGGGTGCTGCGGCTCGAACAGACCGAGCAGGCCGACCCCGCCAACGCCCTGCTTGCCGCGCTCGTCCTGGGCCAGCACGACCCGGGCTATGAGGAGGCGTACGACCCCTTCCGCCGCGTCGGGCTGGCGCACCTGCTTGCCATCTCGGGGCTGCACCTGGCGATCCTCGCGGCCGCGGCGGCGTGGGTGCTGCGAGCCATCGGGCCGGGCTGGCGGGTCGAGGCCATCGGCGTGGCTATCGCCGTCGGGCTGCTGCTGGTGATCGTGCCGGCGCGCACGCCGATCCTCCGCGCAGGCGTCATGGTGCTGGCGCTGCTGGGCGCCCGTGCGCTCGGCCGCCGCCACGACCCGCTGGCCGTTCTGGCGTGGACGGCCCTGGGCATCGCGCTGTGGGATCCATACCAGGTGTTCGACCTTGGTTACCAGCTCAGCTTCGGGCTGGTGGCGGCGCTGCTCGCACTGGCGCCGCGCACGCACGCGTCCTTGTTCCACTGGCGTCCGTCGATCAGGGGCCTCATCGAGAAGCCGCCGCCCAACTGGCGCCTGGGCGTCAACTACGGCGGAAACGCCGTCGGCCAGCTCTTCAGCGCCACCGTGCTGTGCTGGCTGGTCAGCCTGCCGTGGATTGCCTGGCGCACGGGGCTCGTCGCGCCGCTGACCGTGCCGGCCACGATCGTCTCGACGCCTCTCATCGCGATGCTGCTGATCGCCGCGTACGCGTCGCTGGTCGTGGGCACGATCGCTCCGCCGCTGGCCGAGCCGCTGTCTTCCCTGCTGCATGCGTTGGCGGAGTTGAATCTGGCCGTCGTGCGCGGGTTCGACGCCGTTCCCTATTCGAGCATCGAGGTGCCGCCGGTGAGCGCGGCCCTGGCGATCTGCGCGACCGTCGCGCTCGCCGCCATCGCGTGGGCGGGCCGACGGGTGCGGTGGAACCACGCGTTGGCGCTGCTGGTCGTGGTCGCGTGGGCCGCGGTTGAAATCGTCCACCCCTGGACGCGAGAGCCCATCGCGCTCCAGCTCGACACGCTGGCCATCGGCGACGGCAGCGCCCACCTGCTGCGATCCAAGGACCAAGCCTGGCTCTGGGACTGCGGCTCGCTGGGCCCCGCCGCCGGCCGAATCGCCTCGCGCGCGGCCCAGTACGTGCATCGCGACACCCCCGTCGGGCTTGCGGTGCTCACCCACGCCAACCTCGACCACGCCAACGGCCTGCCCCGCGCCATCGAAGAGCTGGGCATCACGTTCATGTACACGACGCCCCAGGCGCTGGAGGCCGCCAATGGCGGCGGCGCGATGCGCGACGTCTTCGATGCCATCCGTGCGCAGGGCGTTGCCATCCACACCATCACCGCCGGCGACGTGCTGCCGCTGGGCAGCGCACGCGGTACCGTGCTCTGGCCGCCCGCGCACGAACGCTTCGACGACGCCAACAGCTCGTCGCTGGTCGTGCGATGGGAGAGCGAGACCGGTCACTCCATCCTGCTCACCGGAGACATCGGCGGCGCCGCCCTGGGTCGGCTGATCGACCAGACCGACCCGGACCTGCTCCGCGTGGACGTGCTCGAACTGCCACACCATGGCGCCGACGACGATCACGCCCGCCGCCTGGTCGCCGCGTCACGGGCACGCGTGGTCATCCAGTCGGCCGGCACCAAGCGCGTCCGCCGAGATCCGTGGCGGGACTACCGCACCCAGGGCCTCTGGCTGGTGACCGGCCGCGACGGCGCCATCCGCGTGAAGTCGGCGTCGACGCCCGAGGTCTCGACCACCCGCCGCGGTAAACTGACGCGCCCGTAG
- a CDS encoding prepilin-type N-terminal cleavage/methylation domain-containing protein has translation MTMHTTGYRTRRARRAFSLIELLVTMAVIAIVIAIIVPTLGGARNTAKAAGSQSQLTAIGAAAQQFYTDQGRLPGYFTARQMGDPSNEMRGFTAMQNVMLDLAGGIVSATGPNVIEVGPTTGDTVLVDTTLIGTREAGGGYYTPEQNRFVAQEGTGEGRLAGAGEHQQLRSVVDPFGTPILAWQQDKAAIADLDDLSAFSAMDSGAEPARFYWVSNAGFLKTQELGKRGKNPTFATAAGAREYSLIGDSEPELLQHMAVLLGSPTIPNTLNGDVPASARGNLVFHAAGIDAMYMGSKDKGGRASEVAFYQSFWSDMAGGTRLTDSEGNVESIDLMANFDDQLENVGN, from the coding sequence ATGACCATGCACACGACTGGCTATCGCACACGTCGCGCCCGGCGCGCGTTCTCGCTCATCGAACTGCTGGTGACCATGGCGGTGATCGCCATCGTCATCGCGATCATCGTGCCCACGCTGGGCGGGGCTCGCAACACCGCCAAGGCCGCCGGCAGCCAGAGCCAGCTCACCGCCATCGGCGCCGCCGCCCAGCAGTTCTATACCGATCAGGGACGCCTGCCGGGCTACTTCACGGCGCGCCAAATGGGCGACCCGTCCAACGAAATGCGCGGCTTCACCGCCATGCAGAACGTCATGCTCGACCTGGCCGGCGGCATCGTCTCGGCCACCGGTCCCAACGTCATCGAGGTCGGGCCGACCACCGGCGACACCGTGCTGGTCGACACCACCCTCATCGGCACCCGCGAGGCCGGCGGTGGGTACTACACGCCCGAGCAGAATCGCTTCGTGGCCCAGGAAGGCACCGGCGAGGGACGCCTGGCCGGCGCAGGTGAGCACCAGCAGCTTCGCTCGGTGGTCGATCCCTTCGGCACGCCCATCCTGGCCTGGCAGCAGGACAAGGCCGCCATCGCCGATCTCGACGACCTCAGCGCCTTCTCGGCCATGGACAGCGGCGCCGAGCCCGCCCGCTTCTACTGGGTCTCCAACGCCGGCTTCCTGAAGACCCAGGAACTGGGCAAGCGCGGCAAGAATCCGACCTTCGCCACCGCCGCAGGCGCCCGCGAGTACAGCCTCATCGGCGACTCCGAGCCCGAGTTGCTCCAGCACATGGCCGTACTGCTCGGCTCGCCCACCATCCCCAACACGCTCAACGGCGACGTGCCCGCCAGCGCGCGCGGCAACCTGGTGTTCCATGCTGCGGGCATCGACGCCATGTACATGGGCTCCAAGGACAAGGGCGGCCGCGCCAGCGAGGTCGCGTTCTACCAGAGCTTCTGGTCGGACATGGCCGGCGGCACCCGCCTGACCGACAGCGAGGGCAATGTCGAGTCCATCGACCTGATGGCCAACTTCGACGACCAGCTCGAGAACGTCGGCAACTGA
- the neuC gene encoding UDP-N-acetylglucosamine 2-epimerase produces the protein MIGPGWAGDPQPARTHARAARKRRVAVVTGSRADFGLLKPVMAAIDAHAELELLVIAAGAHLIPPAESFRDVKAAFPIADSVPMQKPGRTTRPDDAEALGTGISRLTRSFRAHEPDWVVVLGDRIEAFAAASAASVGGWALAHLHGGDRAEGVADESMRHAISKLANLHLPATQASADRLIRMGEKPEHVHVVGSPAIDDLAAIEPMPEEEFASLGSPRAVVLLHPTGRAVETEEHVTATLLDALAALKLTPLALSPNHDPGRAGVLRTLTERLGHPRPHMRREKFVGLLKKLAATGGVLVGNSSAGLIEAPAMGCRVVDIGPRQNGRERPAGVVHADEGPQEALERAILDALAAPPCDPASHPYGDGAAGPRVAGLLATVDPNNRGLLAKLNAY, from the coding sequence ATGATCGGGCCTGGATGGGCCGGCGACCCCCAGCCCGCGCGTACGCATGCCCGGGCCGCCCGCAAGCGACGCGTGGCCGTGGTCACCGGCTCGCGGGCAGACTTCGGCCTGCTCAAGCCCGTGATGGCCGCCATCGACGCCCACGCCGAACTGGAACTGCTCGTGATCGCCGCCGGGGCGCACCTCATCCCCCCGGCCGAGAGCTTCCGCGACGTCAAGGCCGCCTTCCCCATCGCCGACAGCGTGCCCATGCAGAAGCCCGGCCGCACCACCCGGCCCGACGATGCCGAGGCACTCGGCACGGGCATCAGCCGCCTCACCCGCAGCTTTCGCGCCCACGAGCCCGACTGGGTGGTCGTGCTTGGGGATCGCATCGAGGCCTTCGCCGCCGCGAGCGCTGCCAGCGTGGGCGGCTGGGCGCTCGCCCACCTGCACGGCGGAGACCGAGCCGAAGGCGTGGCCGACGAATCCATGCGGCACGCCATCAGCAAGCTAGCCAACCTCCACCTTCCTGCCACGCAAGCCTCGGCCGATCGCCTCATCCGCATGGGCGAAAAGCCCGAGCACGTCCATGTCGTGGGCTCGCCGGCCATCGATGACCTTGCCGCCATTGAACCCATGCCCGAGGAAGAGTTTGCGTCGCTCGGCTCGCCCAGGGCCGTCGTGCTGCTGCACCCCACGGGACGGGCCGTGGAAACCGAGGAGCACGTCACCGCCACGTTGCTGGATGCGTTGGCGGCCCTGAAGCTGACCCCCCTGGCGCTCTCGCCCAACCACGACCCGGGACGGGCGGGCGTGCTACGGACGCTCACCGAGCGGCTGGGCCACCCCCGGCCCCACATGCGGCGAGAGAAGTTCGTCGGCCTGCTCAAGAAGCTGGCAGCCACCGGCGGGGTGCTGGTGGGCAACTCGTCGGCCGGCCTGATCGAGGCTCCGGCCATGGGGTGCCGGGTGGTCGATATCGGACCTCGCCAGAACGGCCGGGAGCGACCCGCGGGCGTCGTCCATGCCGACGAAGGGCCTCAAGAAGCCCTCGAGCGGGCCATCCTCGACGCCCTGGCCGCCCCGCCGTGCGATCCGGCAAGCCACCCCTACGGCGATGGCGCCGCCGGACCCCGCGTGGCGGGCCTGCTGGCGACGGTAGATCCGAATAACCGCGGGCTGCTGGCCAAGCTCAACGCCTACTGA
- a CDS encoding HDOD domain-containing protein produces MSIGTQEREQTVNMAIREISHIATLPEVTLKIVELVEDPSSTAQDLHNVISNDPALSSRILKVVNSSFYGLPGQIGSINRAIVMLGLNAVKNIAIAASLAKLFRGGDLSHGFSAKAVWEHAVATGAVTKMVADAAKVGMADEAFLAGLMHNIGLMVEMQFDRNKLIEVVQTLGVDGEGVPINDMCDVESQIFGADHQDFGRGLCEKWKFPSNFAMVTGYHHDPMKAPADNRRLPAMVYVATRLVGEVSGQFRLDLTSLKIDPAVLEILGLSEAALDTLRERAADEIAATANLLG; encoded by the coding sequence ATGAGCATCGGCACACAGGAACGCGAGCAGACCGTCAACATGGCGATCCGCGAGATCAGCCACATCGCAACGCTCCCCGAAGTCACTCTCAAGATCGTGGAGCTGGTCGAGGATCCGTCCTCGACAGCCCAGGACCTGCACAACGTCATCTCGAACGATCCGGCCCTTTCAAGCCGGATCCTCAAGGTCGTGAACTCTTCGTTCTACGGCCTGCCGGGCCAGATCGGCTCGATCAACCGCGCGATCGTGATGCTCGGGCTCAATGCCGTCAAGAACATCGCCATCGCCGCGAGCCTGGCCAAGCTCTTCCGCGGCGGCGACCTCAGCCACGGCTTCAGCGCCAAGGCCGTGTGGGAGCACGCCGTGGCCACCGGCGCCGTCACCAAGATGGTGGCCGACGCCGCCAAGGTCGGCATGGCCGACGAGGCCTTCCTGGCCGGCCTGATGCACAACATCGGCCTCATGGTCGAGATGCAGTTCGACCGCAACAAGCTCATCGAGGTCGTCCAGACGCTGGGCGTCGACGGCGAGGGCGTGCCCATCAACGACATGTGCGACGTCGAGTCGCAGATCTTCGGGGCCGACCACCAGGACTTCGGCAGGGGCCTGTGCGAGAAGTGGAAGTTCCCTAGCAACTTCGCCATGGTCACCGGCTACCACCACGACCCCATGAAGGCGCCGGCCGATAACCGCCGACTGCCCGCTATGGTCTACGTCGCCACCCGCCTGGTGGGCGAGGTCTCGGGCCAGTTCCGCCTGGACCTGACCAGCCTCAAGATCGACCCCGCCGTGCTCGAGATCCTCGGCCTGAGCGAGGCCGCCCTCGACACCCTGCGGGAGCGGGCGGCGGATGAAATCGCCGCAACGGCCAACCTGCTGGGCTGA
- the speA gene encoding biosynthetic arginine decarboxylase, with protein MTQTSTHASATRPPQAANGTWTTADSTDLYGIDRWGAGYFAAGDDGRMRVTPRGPDGPSIDLGEVVAGLRERGLWAPVLLRFNDVMDHRMGRLRESFDAAIKDEAYQGGYEAVYPIKVNQQRSVCEQIKQAATRYGFGLEAGSKPELLAVLALTADSPSIPIVCNGFKDEEYIETVVLASRIRDRIYPIVERPSDLDLIIRISREHNVTPRIGVRIKPSAKGMGRWQGSAGEAAKFGLTAAQLMEGLDKLREADMLDCLQVVHFHIGSQVCDIISFKTAITELAWTYAELRRMGAGVTHINVGGGLGVDYDGSRSATDSSVNYDLREYAADIVYRIKAVCDEADQPHPNIFSESGRAMVAHGSMLVVDVLASSGLPGPVDVGPIRTQLDSMDDPPRPVIDLLATYERLGEGRLGELSHDALAARDEAIALFQYGRLSLDMRATAERLFKAIAAGLLSRPDAVDADDILVDDARPLAGVVRETFFCNFSLFQSMPDAWAIDQLFPVAPLRRLDERPTRRGILADMTCDSDGAIKRFPATDGGAFDDALLLHDIKDDEHYEVGIFLVGAYQEVLGDLHNLFGDTHAVHIELDDEEGSWAIAEVVEGDTVKEVLGYLQYDDNELRRAMRKDVEKAVRTGKLSVQDGAALMRYYENGLAGYTYLE; from the coding sequence GTGACACAGACTTCCACGCATGCCTCCGCAACCCGCCCGCCCCAGGCCGCCAACGGCACCTGGACGACTGCAGACTCGACCGACCTCTACGGCATCGACCGCTGGGGCGCGGGCTATTTCGCCGCCGGCGACGACGGCCGGATGCGGGTGACCCCCCGGGGGCCCGATGGCCCCAGCATCGACCTGGGCGAGGTGGTCGCCGGTCTGCGCGAGCGCGGGCTCTGGGCGCCCGTCCTGCTGCGGTTCAACGACGTCATGGACCACCGCATGGGCCGCCTGCGCGAGTCCTTCGATGCAGCCATCAAGGACGAGGCCTATCAGGGCGGCTACGAGGCGGTCTACCCCATCAAGGTCAACCAGCAGCGAAGCGTGTGCGAGCAGATCAAGCAGGCCGCCACCCGCTACGGCTTCGGCCTGGAAGCGGGCAGCAAGCCCGAACTGCTGGCCGTCCTGGCGCTCACGGCCGACAGCCCGAGCATCCCCATCGTCTGCAACGGCTTCAAGGACGAGGAGTACATCGAGACGGTCGTGCTGGCCAGCCGAATCCGCGACCGCATCTATCCCATCGTCGAGCGGCCGAGCGACCTTGACCTGATCATCCGCATCTCACGCGAGCACAACGTCACGCCGCGCATCGGCGTGCGCATCAAGCCCAGCGCCAAGGGCATGGGTCGCTGGCAGGGCTCGGCGGGCGAGGCGGCCAAGTTTGGCCTGACCGCCGCCCAGCTGATGGAAGGTCTCGACAAGCTGCGCGAGGCCGACATGCTCGACTGCCTGCAGGTGGTGCACTTCCACATCGGCAGCCAGGTGTGCGACATCATCAGCTTCAAGACCGCCATCACCGAGCTCGCCTGGACCTACGCCGAGCTGCGCCGCATGGGCGCGGGCGTCACGCACATCAACGTGGGCGGCGGGCTGGGCGTGGACTACGACGGCAGCCGCAGCGCCACCGACAGCAGCGTGAACTACGACCTGCGCGAATACGCCGCCGACATCGTCTATCGCATCAAGGCCGTCTGCGACGAGGCCGACCAGCCCCACCCCAACATCTTCAGCGAGAGCGGCCGCGCCATGGTCGCCCACGGCAGCATGCTCGTCGTCGACGTGCTGGCCTCCAGCGGCCTGCCGGGCCCGGTCGACGTGGGACCCATCCGCACGCAGCTGGACTCGATGGACGACCCGCCCCGGCCGGTCATCGACCTGCTGGCGACCTACGAGCGCCTGGGCGAAGGCCGCCTCGGTGAGCTGAGCCACGACGCCCTGGCCGCGCGAGACGAAGCCATCGCCCTGTTCCAGTACGGCCGCCTCAGCCTGGACATGCGCGCCACGGCCGAGCGGCTCTTCAAGGCCATCGCCGCCGGCCTTCTGTCGCGTCCGGACGCGGTCGACGCCGACGATATCCTCGTCGACGATGCGCGCCCGCTGGCCGGCGTGGTCCGTGAGACGTTTTTCTGCAACTTCAGCCTGTTCCAGTCGATGCCCGACGCGTGGGCCATCGATCAACTCTTCCCCGTCGCCCCGCTGCGCCGCCTCGACGAACGCCCCACCCGCCGCGGCATCCTGGCCGACATGACCTGCGACAGCGACGGCGCCATCAAGCGATTCCCCGCCACCGATGGCGGCGCCTTCGACGACGCCCTGCTGCTGCACGACATCAAGGACGACGAGCACTACGAGGTCGGCATCTTCCTCGTGGGCGCCTACCAGGAAGTGCTGGGCGACCTGCACAACCTTTTCGGCGACACGCACGCGGTCCACATCGAGCTGGACGACGAGGAAGGTTCCTGGGCCATCGCGGAGGTCGTCGAGGGCGACACCGTCAAGGAAGTGCTGGGCTACCTCCAGTACGACGACAACGAGCTGCGCCGCGCCATGCGCAAGGACGTGGAGAAGGCCGTCCGCACCGGCAAGCTCAGCGTGCAGGACGGCGCCGCCCTCATGCGCTACTACGAGAACGGCCTGGCCGGATACACCTATCTCGAATAG
- a CDS encoding Fic family protein, which produces MPVTMRKRAVGASGEGGWQEVETWAFVPDDLPPAIDWRAVKGELFDEFAGAHAALGRVNGLVHAVPNPEILRQALWLREARLSSKIEGIETTALDMVLAGEEGGEPNPGREALNAVRAVQFGLESLEPYSATLVRAMHEKLLEGVRGEELRPGEFRDVPVYIGVAGRPDRARFVPPPDGDRVQRCMRALETFVNGEWPEIPELARVALAHYQFEVVHPFRDGNGRIGRALILHQMCALGLLDMPIVSPSGYFQRHRQEYVDLMRAVSERGAWVDWLRFFVAAVAEEAVGTRLLAERIVSAHAQYTEKLRDHAAAGRLLRLLDHVFGWPLVTAASAARVLGVTDPTARKDVALFEELGILARTDESTYGKTWYAPAVLDVAEAEYAEFPE; this is translated from the coding sequence GTGCCGGTGACCATGCGCAAGCGGGCGGTGGGGGCGTCGGGCGAGGGCGGCTGGCAGGAGGTCGAGACCTGGGCGTTCGTGCCGGACGACCTGCCGCCGGCGATCGACTGGCGGGCGGTGAAGGGCGAACTGTTCGACGAATTCGCCGGCGCCCACGCGGCGTTGGGGCGGGTGAACGGCCTGGTGCACGCGGTGCCCAACCCGGAGATCCTCCGCCAGGCGTTGTGGCTGCGCGAGGCACGGTTGAGCTCGAAGATCGAGGGCATCGAGACCACCGCGCTCGACATGGTTCTGGCCGGTGAAGAGGGCGGCGAGCCCAACCCCGGTCGCGAGGCACTCAACGCCGTTCGGGCGGTGCAATTCGGGCTCGAGAGCCTGGAGCCCTACAGCGCCACGCTGGTGCGCGCGATGCACGAGAAGCTGCTCGAAGGCGTGCGCGGCGAAGAACTGCGGCCGGGCGAGTTCCGCGACGTGCCGGTGTACATCGGCGTCGCAGGCCGACCCGACCGGGCGCGCTTCGTGCCGCCACCCGATGGAGACAGGGTGCAGCGATGCATGCGCGCGCTCGAAACGTTCGTGAATGGCGAGTGGCCCGAGATTCCCGAGCTGGCGCGGGTGGCGCTGGCGCACTACCAGTTCGAGGTGGTGCATCCGTTCCGCGATGGCAACGGGCGGATTGGTCGGGCCCTCATCCTGCACCAGATGTGCGCGTTGGGGTTGCTCGACATGCCGATCGTCTCGCCCAGCGGATACTTCCAGCGGCACCGGCAGGAATACGTCGACCTCATGCGGGCCGTCAGCGAACGGGGGGCATGGGTCGACTGGCTACGGTTCTTCGTCGCGGCGGTGGCCGAGGAAGCAGTAGGCACGCGGTTGCTGGCCGAGCGAATCGTGTCGGCTCATGCGCAATACACCGAGAAACTCCGGGACCATGCCGCCGCGGGACGGTTATTGCGATTGCTCGACCACGTCTTCGGCTGGCCGCTGGTCACCGCCGCGAGCGCGGCTCGCGTGCTGGGCGTGACCGATCCGACGGCGCGAAAGGACGTGGCGCTGTTCGAGGAACTGGGCATCCTCGCGCGCACCGACGAGAGTACGTATGGCAAGACCTGGTATGCGCCGGCGGTACTGGACGTGGCCGAGGCCGAATACGCCGAGTTCCCTGAGTAG
- a CDS encoding UbiX family flavin prenyltransferase produces the protein MTTFPHATPDAPATDAASGRTFVLGVSGASGAWYALRALEQLLLARATVHLVVSEYGRRLLHDESGIRHVVFDDLLPHMTGHAQADDMRQRLICHPNKDVGAVIASGSFRHDGMAVLPCSSTSLGAIATSAGSNLLTRAAMVTLKERRPLIICHRETPLNLIDIENMRTLALAGAIICPTNPGLYLLPKTIGEVIDFVAGKVLDLLDVEHAMKTRWEDVHNA, from the coding sequence GTGACCACCTTCCCCCACGCAACGCCAGACGCCCCCGCCACCGATGCCGCCAGCGGCCGGACCTTCGTGCTGGGCGTCAGCGGCGCCTCGGGCGCGTGGTACGCCCTGCGGGCCCTCGAGCAACTGCTCTTGGCCCGGGCCACGGTGCACCTGGTCGTCAGCGAGTACGGCCGCCGCCTGCTGCACGATGAGTCGGGCATCCGGCACGTGGTCTTCGATGACCTGCTGCCCCACATGACCGGTCACGCCCAGGCCGACGACATGCGGCAGCGGCTCATCTGCCACCCCAACAAGGACGTGGGCGCCGTCATCGCCAGCGGCAGCTTCCGCCACGACGGCATGGCCGTGCTGCCCTGCTCGAGCACCAGCCTCGGGGCGATCGCCACGAGCGCCGGCAGCAACCTGCTGACCCGCGCCGCCATGGTCACCCTCAAGGAACGCCGGCCGCTGATCATCTGCCATCGCGAGACGCCGCTGAACCTCATCGACATCGAAAACATGCGGACCCTCGCCCTTGCCGGCGCGATCATCTGCCCCACCAACCCCGGCCTGTACCTGCTTCCCAAGACCATCGGCGAAGTCATCGACTTCGTGGCGGGCAAGGTGCTCGACCTGCTCGACGTTGAACACGCCATGAAGACGCGGTGGGAAGACGTGCACAACGCGTAG